The proteins below are encoded in one region of Fibrobacter sp.:
- a CDS encoding diacylglycerol kinase, translating to MLKFHFLINPISGGGQGKVIFEFLPEIMASMDYKQEEWKAEFTQAEGMREQIQQALESTETLVAVGGDGTVSAVLSTMLLGGFSQKVKIGLIPLGTGNDLARVLNLYKPYVDRGLLFLVRRLVLTGARPFDIWKVNGKFALANYFSAGIDARIAHDFNLDRATGAIASNSVVANKLHYVKRFFADRDYMLKSGSLAYVDAAGEKHQVDVSGHRTVIVGNIPSFASGANPFFRSNMADGLLEVVDVPNMHNFLMAIAIGNIPLIGFIYKKYFLQSRKVKSVELRLDKDEFLQLDGEDLSGKAGETVTIEYAAQVNMLALDP from the coding sequence ATGCTCAAGTTCCATTTTCTCATCAATCCTATCAGTGGCGGCGGTCAGGGGAAGGTCATTTTTGAATTCCTCCCTGAAATCATGGCGTCCATGGATTACAAGCAGGAGGAATGGAAGGCTGAATTTACACAGGCCGAAGGCATGCGGGAGCAAATCCAGCAGGCCCTGGAATCGACGGAAACCCTGGTGGCCGTAGGCGGCGACGGGACCGTTTCTGCGGTGCTTTCCACTATGCTTCTGGGCGGGTTTTCCCAGAAGGTGAAAATCGGACTTATCCCGCTGGGTACGGGGAACGACCTGGCCCGGGTGCTGAACCTTTACAAGCCCTACGTGGACCGGGGCCTCTTGTTCCTGGTGCGGCGCTTGGTGCTTACAGGGGCGAGGCCTTTTGATATCTGGAAGGTGAACGGCAAGTTCGCCCTGGCCAACTATTTTTCGGCGGGAATCGATGCCCGAATTGCCCACGATTTCAACCTGGACCGTGCCACGGGAGCTATCGCCTCCAATTCCGTAGTGGCCAACAAGCTCCATTACGTGAAGCGGTTCTTTGCCGACAGGGATTACATGCTCAAGTCGGGCTCTTTGGCCTATGTGGATGCAGCGGGGGAAAAACACCAGGTGGATGTTTCCGGCCACAGGACGGTGATCGTTGGAAACATTCCCAGCTTTGCCAGCGGGGCCAATCCCTTTTTCCGGTCCAACATGGCGGACGGTCTGTTGGAAGTGGTGGACGTTCCCAACATGCACAATTTCTTGATGGCCATCGCCATCGGGAACATCCCGCTAATCGGGTTTATCTACAAGAAGTATTTCCTCCAGTCCAGGAAGGTCAAGTCCGTGGAGCTCCGTCTGGATAAAGACGAGTTCCTGCAGCTGGACGGCGAGGATTTGAGCGGCAAGGCGGGAGAAACCGTGACCATCGAGTATGCCGCCCAGGTGAACATGCTGGCTTTGGACCCCTGA
- a CDS encoding gamma carbonic anhydrase family protein: MASKIEYKGKRPEVGEGVFLAEGSKLIGDVKIGEDSSVFYNAVLRGDIAPIVVGNQTNIQDNVSIHVSTDVPVKIGNRVTIGHNAVIHSCTIDDDVLVGMGAIIMDGVHIKKNSIVGAGTLVTQGREFPAGSLIVGSPAHISRAVSEEELHHVREGVERYLVVKDELLQQEET, translated from the coding sequence ATGGCGTCCAAAATCGAATACAAGGGAAAAAGACCCGAGGTGGGGGAGGGAGTCTTCCTTGCCGAGGGTTCCAAGCTCATCGGCGATGTGAAGATAGGGGAGGATTCCTCTGTCTTTTACAATGCTGTCTTGCGGGGCGACATTGCCCCTATCGTGGTGGGCAATCAGACCAATATCCAGGACAACGTGTCCATCCATGTTTCCACCGATGTTCCCGTCAAGATCGGGAACCGGGTCACCATAGGCCATAACGCCGTGATTCACAGCTGCACCATCGACGACGATGTGCTGGTGGGCATGGGGGCTATCATCATGGACGGCGTCCACATCAAGAAAAACAGCATTGTAGGGGCAGGGACTTTGGTCACCCAGGGGCGCGAGTTCCCTGCGGGTTCCTTAATTGTGGGTTCTCCGGCCCATATTTCCCGTGCCGTTTCCGAAGAGGAACTGCACCACGTTCGAGAAGGCGTGGAACGCTACCTCGTCGTTAAGGACGAACTTTTGCAACAAGAAGAAACCTAA